In one Candidatus Eisenbacteria bacterium genomic region, the following are encoded:
- a CDS encoding ion channel has translation MLVAMVVVQALAITAISRFIHRETEGPNGIDRWLHNIGVIVRTLLLLAAAQLVQIAAWAELFIRCGEFDGFTVALYHSAMNFTTLGDSGVVMSPAWRLLAPLEALAGMLMFGVSGAVLFSVIQTLIRLRTGHRLL, from the coding sequence ATGCTCGTCGCGATGGTCGTGGTCCAGGCCTTGGCGATCACGGCGATCAGTCGTTTCATCCATCGAGAGACTGAAGGGCCGAACGGGATCGACCGATGGCTGCACAACATCGGCGTGATCGTGCGGACTCTACTTCTCCTAGCTGCCGCACAGCTCGTCCAGATCGCTGCATGGGCGGAGCTCTTCATCCGTTGCGGCGAGTTCGACGGCTTCACCGTCGCGCTCTACCACTCGGCAATGAACTTCACCACGCTCGGCGACAGTGGTGTCGTCATGTCACCCGCCTGGAGACTCCTCGCGCCGCTCGAGGCCCTCGCCGGGATGCTGATGTTCGGCGTGTCGGGCGCGGTCCTCTTCAGCGTGATCCAGACGTTGATCCGGCTTCGGACGGGTCACAGACTCCTGTGA